The following proteins are encoded in a genomic region of Ctenopharyngodon idella isolate HZGC_01 chromosome 12, HZGC01, whole genome shotgun sequence:
- the arl4d gene encoding ADP-ribosylation factor-like protein 4D produces the protein MGNQLTEIAPNTPFLPNFQSLHVVVIGLDSAGKTSLLYRLKLKEFVETIPTKGFNTEKIKVPVGNGRAITFQVWDVGGQEKLRPLWKSYTRRTDGMVFVVDSTEAERMEEAKVELHKITRTSENQGVPVLVLANKQDLPVALPVCDVEKVLAVHELSASTLHHVQGCSAVDGQGLQLGLEKLYDMILKRKKMVKHGKKKR, from the coding sequence ATGGGAAACCAGCTGACAGAGATTGCCCCCAACACACCGTTCCTGCCTAACTTCCAGTCCCTCCACGTTGTGGTCATTGGTTTGGACTCTGCGGGCAAAACCTCGCTTCTCTACAGACTGAAGCTGAAGGAATTTGTTGAAACTATCCCGACCAAGGGATTTAACACTGAGAAGATTAAAGTTCCGGTCGGAAATGGCCGTGCCATTACATTTCAGGTGTGGGACGTGGGTGGTCAGGAGAAGCTCCGACCTTTGTGGAAGTCCTACACGCGGCGCACAGACGGCATGGTCTTTGTGGTGGACTCCACGGAGGCGGAACGCATGGAGGAGGCTAAGGTGGAGTTGCACAAGATTACTCGTACGTCAGAAAACCAAGGAGTACCAGTGCTGGTGTTAGCTAACAAACAGGACCTTCCAGTCGCACTGCCTGTTTGTGACGTGGAGAAGGTTTTGGCTGTACACGAACTGAGTGCCTCCACCCTACACCACGTGCAAGGGTGCAGTGCAGTCGACGGGCAGGGGTTGCAGCTCGGTTTGGAAAAACTGTATGACATGATCCTCAAACGAAAGAAAATGGTTAAGCACGGCAAGAAAAAAAGATGA